A DNA window from Daucus carota subsp. sativus chromosome 3, DH1 v3.0, whole genome shotgun sequence contains the following coding sequences:
- the LOC108214835 gene encoding uncharacterized protein LOC108214835 isoform X1 gives MAFFRLIIILVIALAHPIANHQEKSLWSSSRKLVTEFKSFGSLENGLPETNSTEEKLSWLRSQVIGANVAFETPFGERLLTYADHTATGRSLRHIEDYILHNVLPFYGNSHTSDSYVGQQTTKMVDEASRYIKKCLGGGEDDALIFCGSGTTAAIKRLQEVMGISIPSIMRERVLAELESRERWVVFVGPCEHHSNILSWRQSLAQVVEIGLNKDGLLDTNDLVLQLQHYSSTKRPMLGSFSACSNVDGTYTDTRALAYLLHHYGAFACFDFAASGPYVEIKMRSGEMDGYDALFLSPHKFVGGPGSPGILMLNKALYRLKSSPPSTCGGGTVKFVNCFSETDTLYIQDIEEREDAGTPPIIQKIRAASAFWIKEYIGYKSISNQEQNYTKRALERLLRNPNISVLGNTNRSRQAIISFLVQTTTRPSSNELINPDKSKQNETDNKRSKPLHGRFVAKLLNDLFGVQARGGCACAAPYGHRLLNLNEPASSAIRSAIQKGKGGARPGWTRISFPYYMSNEEFEFLLEALEFTATYGQRFLPMYNFNWETGAWTLRKEVSSHQLPIKGICEPDMTKEEQISAVTKGVEISGVYASYLSTAKQIACLLEEFPSQRPVPDDIDTDILTFRV, from the exons ATGGCATTCTTCCgtttgattattattttagtcATTGCACTTGCGCATCCCATCGCAAACCATCAAGAAAAAAGCTTGTGGAGCAGCAGCAGGAAACTTGTTACCGAGTTTAAATCGTTTGGTAGTTTGGAAAATGGTCTCCCGGAGACCAACTCCACGGAGGAGAAGTTATCTTGGTTGAGATCTCAAGTCATTGGAGCCAACGTTGCGTTTGAAACACCTTTCGGAGAACGCCTGCTCACTTATGCTGATCATACTGCCACCGGCCGGAGTCTTCGACACATCGAAGATTACATCCTTCACAATGTCCTTCCCTTTTATG GTAATAGTCACACAAGCGACAGCTACGTAGGCCAGCAGACAACAAAGATGGTGGATGAAGCAAGCAGATATATCAAGAAATGCTTAGGAGGAGGAGAGGATGATGCACTCATATTTTGTGGTTCAGGAACCACCGCCGCAATCAAACGGCTTCAAGAAGTTATGGGGATCAGCATTCCATCAATTATGAGGGAGAGGGTTTTAGCAGAGTTGGAAAGTAGAGAGAGATGGGTAGTTTTTGTTGGACCATGTGAGCACCATTCCAATATTCTTTCATGGAGGCAAAGTCTTGCACAAGTAGTGGAAATCGGTTTGAATAAGGATGGCTTGCTTGACACGAATGATTTGGTTCTGCAGCTCCAACATTATAGCTCTACTAAGAGGCCAATGCTGGGTTCTTTCTCAGCTTGCAGTAATGTTGATGGAACTTATACAGATACGAGAGCCTTAGCttatcttcttcatcactatggAGCATTTGCATGTTTTGATTTTGCGGCAAG TGGTCCGTATGTTGAAATTAAGATGAGATCAGGGGAGATGGATGGCTATGATGCTCTGTTCCTTAGCCCTCACAAGTTTGTTGGAGGACCAGGATCACCCGGAATTCTGATGCTGAACAAGGCCTTGTATCGGCTTAAATCTTCTCCGCCATCGACGTGTGGAGGAGGGACTGTCAAATTTGTGAATTGCTTTAGTGAAACG GATACATTATACATCCAAGACATAGAAGAAAGGGAAGATGCTGGAACTCCGCCAATCATTCAAAAAATTAGAGCTGCATCGGCTTTCTGGATCAAAGAGTACATTGGCTACAAATCTATAAGTAACCAAGAGCAGAATTATACTAAAAGAGCACTCGAGAGGCTTCTTCGAAACCCCAATATAAGTGTGTTAGGAAATACAAATAGAAGCAGgcaagccatcatatctttCCTAGTACAGACAACAACAAGGCCCTCATCAAATGAGCTCATCAACCCAGATAAGAGTAAACAAAATGAGACAGATAACAAGCGCAGCAAACCTCTTCACGGACGATTTGTTGCAAAGCTCTTAAATGACTTATTTGGAGTCCAAGCTCGTGGTGGTTGTGCCTGTGCTGCCCCATATGGTCACAGGCTGCTAAACCTTAATGAACCTGCGTCATCTGCCATTAGATCGGCAATCCAAAAG GGTAAAGGTGGAGCTAGACCTGGTTGGACAAGAATAAGCTTTCCCTACTACAtgtccaatgaagaatttgAGTTCCTTCTCGAAGCACTTGAATTTACAGCTACATATGGCCAGAGATTCCTTCCAATGTACAATTTTAATTGGGAAACTGGTGCTTGGACATTGAGGAAAGAGGTTTCCAGTCATCAACTCCCAATCAAGGGAATCTGTGAGCCTGATATGACCAAAGAAGAGCAAATATCAGCAGTGACTAAAGGCGTCGAGATTTCAGGTGTGTATGCATCTTATCTGAGTACAGCCAAACAAATAGCATGTCTCCTTGAGGAATTCCCATCTCAACGTCCAGTTCCAGATGATATAGATACTGACATCCTAACCTTTAGGGTCTAG
- the LOC108214835 gene encoding uncharacterized protein LOC108214835 isoform X2 translates to MVDEASRYIKKCLGGGEDDALIFCGSGTTAAIKRLQEVMGISIPSIMRERVLAELESRERWVVFVGPCEHHSNILSWRQSLAQVVEIGLNKDGLLDTNDLVLQLQHYSSTKRPMLGSFSACSNVDGTYTDTRALAYLLHHYGAFACFDFAASGPYVEIKMRSGEMDGYDALFLSPHKFVGGPGSPGILMLNKALYRLKSSPPSTCGGGTVKFVNCFSETDTLYIQDIEEREDAGTPPIIQKIRAASAFWIKEYIGYKSISNQEQNYTKRALERLLRNPNISVLGNTNRSRQAIISFLVQTTTRPSSNELINPDKSKQNETDNKRSKPLHGRFVAKLLNDLFGVQARGGCACAAPYGHRLLNLNEPASSAIRSAIQKGKGGARPGWTRISFPYYMSNEEFEFLLEALEFTATYGQRFLPMYNFNWETGAWTLRKEVSSHQLPIKGICEPDMTKEEQISAVTKGVEISGVYASYLSTAKQIACLLEEFPSQRPVPDDIDTDILTFRV, encoded by the exons ATGGTGGATGAAGCAAGCAGATATATCAAGAAATGCTTAGGAGGAGGAGAGGATGATGCACTCATATTTTGTGGTTCAGGAACCACCGCCGCAATCAAACGGCTTCAAGAAGTTATGGGGATCAGCATTCCATCAATTATGAGGGAGAGGGTTTTAGCAGAGTTGGAAAGTAGAGAGAGATGGGTAGTTTTTGTTGGACCATGTGAGCACCATTCCAATATTCTTTCATGGAGGCAAAGTCTTGCACAAGTAGTGGAAATCGGTTTGAATAAGGATGGCTTGCTTGACACGAATGATTTGGTTCTGCAGCTCCAACATTATAGCTCTACTAAGAGGCCAATGCTGGGTTCTTTCTCAGCTTGCAGTAATGTTGATGGAACTTATACAGATACGAGAGCCTTAGCttatcttcttcatcactatggAGCATTTGCATGTTTTGATTTTGCGGCAAG TGGTCCGTATGTTGAAATTAAGATGAGATCAGGGGAGATGGATGGCTATGATGCTCTGTTCCTTAGCCCTCACAAGTTTGTTGGAGGACCAGGATCACCCGGAATTCTGATGCTGAACAAGGCCTTGTATCGGCTTAAATCTTCTCCGCCATCGACGTGTGGAGGAGGGACTGTCAAATTTGTGAATTGCTTTAGTGAAACG GATACATTATACATCCAAGACATAGAAGAAAGGGAAGATGCTGGAACTCCGCCAATCATTCAAAAAATTAGAGCTGCATCGGCTTTCTGGATCAAAGAGTACATTGGCTACAAATCTATAAGTAACCAAGAGCAGAATTATACTAAAAGAGCACTCGAGAGGCTTCTTCGAAACCCCAATATAAGTGTGTTAGGAAATACAAATAGAAGCAGgcaagccatcatatctttCCTAGTACAGACAACAACAAGGCCCTCATCAAATGAGCTCATCAACCCAGATAAGAGTAAACAAAATGAGACAGATAACAAGCGCAGCAAACCTCTTCACGGACGATTTGTTGCAAAGCTCTTAAATGACTTATTTGGAGTCCAAGCTCGTGGTGGTTGTGCCTGTGCTGCCCCATATGGTCACAGGCTGCTAAACCTTAATGAACCTGCGTCATCTGCCATTAGATCGGCAATCCAAAAG GGTAAAGGTGGAGCTAGACCTGGTTGGACAAGAATAAGCTTTCCCTACTACAtgtccaatgaagaatttgAGTTCCTTCTCGAAGCACTTGAATTTACAGCTACATATGGCCAGAGATTCCTTCCAATGTACAATTTTAATTGGGAAACTGGTGCTTGGACATTGAGGAAAGAGGTTTCCAGTCATCAACTCCCAATCAAGGGAATCTGTGAGCCTGATATGACCAAAGAAGAGCAAATATCAGCAGTGACTAAAGGCGTCGAGATTTCAGGTGTGTATGCATCTTATCTGAGTACAGCCAAACAAATAGCATGTCTCCTTGAGGAATTCCCATCTCAACGTCCAGTTCCAGATGATATAGATACTGACATCCTAACCTTTAGGGTCTAG
- the LOC108214834 gene encoding probable phospholipid-transporting ATPase 4, translated as MARRKLMARLRRSNLYTFSHINRAHHQSAQQDIIDFGYPRTIYCNQIFQPFQKRSLIYCGNDISTTKYSVATFLPKALHEQFNRVANIYFLIAAVLSTTPYGPFSPFSAIAPLAFVVGLSMVKELMEDWRRFLQDHKVNMRDADVHIGGGFFGIKPWKEVMVGDVIKVHKDQFFPADLLLLSSVYDDGMCYVETMNLDGETNLKAKRALEATMGLVEDGYFKDFNDAIIRCEDSNSSLYTFVGNIEYDHKVYNLDPNQILLRDSKLRNTDYVYGVVIYTGHETKVMQNSTKSPSKRSRIEKQMDKIIYILFTLLILVSAVSSIEFAYMTKSDMPDWWYLKAPDRNHLYDPDQPVTSGVYHLITALILYGYLIPISLYVSIELVKVLQASFINKDVNMYDYQTLTPAQARTSNLNEELGQVDTILSDKTGTLTCNQMEFLKCSIAGIAYGKRSSEVELAAAKKMAKDLDGNDPDFMSFQVSKSNEVELECVITSNGNENSDDATAIRGFSFEDDRLMNGNWYKEKYADFHLLFFRILAVCHTAIPELNDETGALTYEAESPDEGSFLVAAREFGFEYSRRTHASIFVREMEPSTGETIEREFKLLNLLDFTSKRKRMSVIVRDEEGKIFLLCKGADTIIFDRLSEEGRMFQESTTKHLHDYGDAGLRTLVFAYRKLEEADFNAWNDEFMNAKNNMSNDRDETLERLSDEMEKNLILVGATAVEDKLQKGVPQCIDKLAQAGLKIWVLTGDKMETAINIGFSCSLLRQGMQQICITTNDQDTMQGIKSDIMMQITSGTKMINVEKDPHAAFALIIDGKTLTYALEDEVKHQFLHLAVHCASVICCRVSPKQKALVTRLVKEGTGKTTLAIGDGANDVGMIQEADIGVGISGVEGMQAVMSSDFAIAQFRFLERLLVVHGHWCYKRIAQMICYFFYKNVAFGLTIFYYEACTGFSGSSIYDDWYMILYNVAVTSLPVISLGVFEQDVTSEICLQFPALYQQGPQNLFFGWYRIIGWICNGVYTSLAIFFLNIIAFTYDPFRSDGQTTDMSIVGAGMFTTIVCAVNVQIALALSHFTWIQHILILGSVIVWFVFLVIYGGMPPEYSHSAFHVFVETLAPSPIFWIISVLVVVACNFPYFIHIAFQRSFHPMDHHVIQEMVYYNKHVEDHQMWKRERRKGRRKAKFGFTARVDEKIRQLKHKLHGRPSTLTLDSPQHV; from the coding sequence ATGGCGCGGAGGAAACTTATGGCTAGGCTCCGGAGGAGCAATTTGTACACATTTTCGCATATTAATCGCGCACATCATCAATCAGCTCAACAAGACATCATTGATTTTGGATATCCAAGAACGATATACTGCAACCAAATATTCCAACCATTTCAAAAGAGGAGCTTGATATATTGTGGCAATGATATATCTACCACAAAATATAGTGTTGCCACATTTTTACCAAAAGCCCTTCATGAGCAATTCAACCGGGTGGCCAATATTTATTTTCTCATTGCGGCTGTCCTATCCACCACCCCCTACGGTCCATTCTCGCCTTTTAGTGCAATTGCACCTTTAGCCTTTGTTGTAGGGTTAAGTATGGTGAAAGAATTGATGGAAGATTGGCGGAGGTTCTTGCAAGATCACAAGGTTAACATGCGCGATGCTGATGTGCATATTGGGGGTGGCTTTTTTGGGATAAAACCTTGGAAAGAAGTGATGGTTGGAGATGTTATAAAAGTTCATAAGGATCAGTTTTTTCCTGCTGATTTACTGCTACTGTCATCTGTTTATGATGATGGGATGTGTTACGTGGAGACGATGAATTTAGATGGAGAGACAAATTTGAAGGCAAAAAGGGCTCTAGAGGCTACAATGGGGTTGGTTGAGGATGGATATTTCAAAGATTTTAATGATGCTATTATTAGATGTGAAGATTCGAATTCTAGTCTTTATACTTTTGTGGGAAATATTGAATATGATCATAAAGTGTATAATCTTGATCCCAATCAAATTCTTCTACGTGATTCAAAGTTGAGGAACACAGACTATGTCTATGGAGTTGTTATATATACAGgccatgaaacaaaagttatgCAAAATTCTACCAAGTCTCCTTCGAAGAGAAGCAGGATTGAGAAGCAGATGgataaaattatttacattCTTTTTACACTCCTAATTTTGGTATCAGCTGTGAGCTCCATAGAATTTGCTTATATGACAAAATCAGATATGCCTGACTGGTGGTACTTAAAAGCCCCTGATCGAAATCATTTGTATGATCCTGATCAGCCCGTTACCTCAGGCGTTTACCATCTAATCACTGCACTGATTTTGTATGGTTATCTGATTCCTATTTCTCTCTACGTTTCAATTGAGCTTGTGAAAGTTTTGCAAGCAAGTTTCATTAATAAAGATGTGAATATGTATGATTATCAGACTTTAACTCCCGCACAAGCACggacatcaaatttgaatgaggAGTTAGGGCAAGTTGACACAATTCTGTCTGATAAAACAGGAACATTGACATGCAATCAGATGGAATTTCTCAAGTGTTCTATAGCTGGGATTGCATATGGAAAGCGATCTAGTGAAGTTGAGCTGGCTGCTGCTAAGAAGATGGCTAAGGATCTTGATGGAAATGACCCGGATTTCATGAGCTTTCAAGTTTCAAAATCCAATGAAGTGGAATTGGAGTGTGTGATCACATCAAATGGTAATGAGAATAGTGACGATGCAACTGCAATAAGAGGATTTAGCTTTGAGGATGATCGTCTGATGAATGGGAATTGGTATAAAGAAAAATATGCtgattttcatttattattttttcggATACTTGCAGTTTGTCACACTGCTATTCCGGAGTTAAATGATGAAACAGGCGCATTAACTTATGAAGCAGAGTCACCTGATGAAGGATCTTTTCTTGTTGCAGCCAGAGAATTCGGGTTTGAGTATTCTAGAAGAACTCATGCAAGCATCTTTGTACGTGAGATGGAGCCTTCAACTGGAGAAACTATCGAGAGGGAGTTTAAGCTTCTCAATTTGTTGGATTTTACTAGCAAAAGAAAGCGAATGTCTGTCATTGTGCGTGACGAGGAGGGGAAGATTTTCCTCTTATGCAAAGGTGCAGACACAATTATCTTTGATAGATTATCAGAAGAGGGAAGAATGTTTCAAGAATCTACAACAAAGCATCTTCATGATTATGGGGATGCAGGGTTGCGCACACTTGTGTTTGCTTATAGAAAGTTAGAAGAGGCGGATTTTAATGCCTGGAATGATGAGTTCATGAATGCTAAGAATAACATGTCTAATGATAGGGATGAAACACTTGAACGTTTATCGGATGAAATGGAGAAGAATTTGATACTTGTTGGTGCGACAGCTGTGGAGGACAAACTCCAGAAAGGAGTGCCTCAGTGTATAGACAAGCTTGCACAAGCTGGTCTCAAAATATGGGTTCTGACAGGTGATAAAATGGAAACAGCAATCAATATTGGATTTTCATGCAGTCTTCTCCGTCAAGGGATGCAACAAATTTGCATAACTACGAATGATCAAGACACAATGCAAGGTATAAAATCAGATATTATGATGCAAATCACCAGTGGCACAAAAATGATAAACGTAGAGAAAGACCCTCATGCTGCATTTGCCTTGATCATTGATGGTAAAACGTTAACTTATGCTTTAGAGGATGAAGTGAAGCATCAGTTCTTGCACCTTGCAGTCCATTGTGCATCTGTAATATGTTGTCGTGTGTCTCCTAAGCAAAAAGCATTGGTAACAAGGTTGGTAAAAGAAGGGACGGGGAAGACAACACTGGCTATTGGAGACGGAGCAAATGATGTAGGAATGATTCAAGAAGCTGATATCGGTGTAGGCATTAGTGGAGTTGAAGGAATGCAAGCTGTAATGTCAAGTGACTTTGCGATAGCACAATTCAGATTTCTTGAGAGACTTCTTGTAGTTCATGGACATTGGTGCTACAAAAGAATTGCACAAATGATATGCTATTTCTTCTACAAGAACGTGGCTTTTGGCCTTACAATCTTCTATTATGAAGCCTGCACAGGTTTCTCAGGTAGCTCCATATATGACGACTGGTACATGATTCTATACAACGTTGCTGTTACATCTTTGCCGGTGATTTCACTTGGTGTGTTTGAACAAGATGTCACGTCCGAAATCTGCTTACAGTTTCCAGCACTCTACCAACAAGGCCCTCAAAACTTGTTTTTTGGATGGTATCGAATCATCGGCTGGATCTGCAATGGAGTGTATACATCCCTAGCCATATTTTTTCTCAATATTATAGCCTTCACTTATGACCCTTTTCGCTCAGATGGTCAAACAACTGATATGAGCATTGTTGGAGCAGGAATGTTCACTACAATTGTTTGTGCGGTAAATGTTCAAATAGCTCTTGCATTGagtcacttcacttggatacaACACATTCTTATATTGGGCAGCGTTATAGTttggtttgtgtttcttgtaatCTACGGGGGAATGCCCCCAGAATATTCACACAGTGCCTTCCATGTCTTTGTGGAGACATTAGCCCCTTCACCGATATTCTGGATAATCTCGGTTTTAGTAGTGGTGGCATGTAACTTCCCATACTTCATACATATTGCTTTCCAGAGATCGTTTCATCCGATGGATCATCACGTTATTCAGGAGATGGTGTACTACAACAAACACGTCGAAGATCATCAAatgtggaaaagagaaagaagaaaaggaagaagaaaggctAAATTTGGATTCACTGCAAGAGTTGATGAAAAGATTAGGCAATTAAAACATAAGCTCCATGGGAGACCCTCTACTCTCACTTTGGACAGTCCGCAGCATGTATAG
- the LOC108214836 gene encoding uncharacterized protein LOC108214836: MFCGGLPLLSQFFFPPDLGFRVNGCSFGVYINWDYAAHLHKGWFPQKTWQAGAVSDTRGCRGAQGGEARNAARRDPGPSWGCWCWKIKSGFAFCQRAICRILGAAFFSQTVAVNDATVKFEIWDTAGQERYHSLAPMYYRGAAAAIIVYDITNQV; this comes from the exons ATGTTTTGTGGTGGCTTGCCTCTACTCTCTCAGTTTTTTTTTCCACCTGATTTAGGTTTTAGGGTAAATGGATGCAGTTTTGGTGTGTATATCAACTGGGATTATGCGGCACACCTTCATAAGGGATGGTTCCCCCAAAAAACGTGGCAGGCCGGAGCTGTGTCTGATACAAGAGGTTGCAGAGGAGCGCAGGGCGGTGAAGCGAGAAATGCTGCTCGTCGGGACCCAG GTCCTTCTTGGGGATGTTGGTGCTGGAAAATCAAGTCTGGTTTTGCCTTTTGTCAAAGGGCAATTTGTCGAATTTTAG GTGCTGCCTTCTTCTCACAAACAGTGGCTGTAAATGACGCAActgtaaaatttgaaatttgggaCACTGCTGGTCAAGAGAGATATCATAGCTTAGCCCCAATGTACTATAGAGGAGCTGCAGCTGCTATAATAGTGTATGATATAACAAACCAA GTATAA